A single region of the Ziziphus jujuba cultivar Dongzao chromosome 10, ASM3175591v1 genome encodes:
- the LOC107410746 gene encoding BURP domain-containing protein 5-like: protein MGILLKDCDQPFPKEEERRCATSLESPVDFVVSKIGNKVDVYVTEEENEETKIGNKVDVYVREEENEEAQEYTIGKKTELEKWRWFSICQKKKFAYAVFCCHKINGTKAS, encoded by the coding sequence ATGGGGATATTACTCAAAGACTGTGACCAACCATTCCCAAAAGAGGAAGAGAGACGCTGTGCAACTTCATTAGAATCACCAGTTGATTTTGTGGTTTCAAAGATAGGGAACAAGGTGGATGTTTATGTGACAGAGGAAGAGAATGAAGAAACAAAGATAGGGAACAAGGTGGATGTTTAtgtgagagaggaagagaatgaAGAGGCCCAAGAATACACGATTGGTAAGAAAACGGAGTTGGAAAAATGGAGATGGTTCAGTATCTGTCAAAAGAAGAAGTTTGCTTATGCGGTGTTTTGCTGTCATAAGATTAATGGCACAAAGGCCTCTTAG